A region from the Halobellus litoreus genome encodes:
- a CDS encoding ATP-binding protein produces MHTEVLGRSADDGPTDADSTADAASFAGTFGHHRARDGSRGAPVAVDFDRPHAALVVGKRGYGKSYTLGVLIEAAARTPGVAPVVVDPMGVFRGLAAEATGDPVPARVIEEPTIRADAVSPAEWPALVGTDPDGPAGALVWHAAGAAATLDGMREVVADADAGDDVRRAAANRLRRAASWGVFDPAGLDARALADDAATVLDCSRLDDAPSNAVAAGVAAALYDGRLGRSATGGDAPIERLPWLFLDEAHVFFEGVASGPLRAILTRGRAPGVSLVTATQRPSALPAVAVSQSDLRVVHRLTAGSDVRALAAADPAYVDDDIADAMPTAPGEALVVDDTAEATRTVAVRARDTPHGGASSRASAAARAIETDE; encoded by the coding sequence ATGCACACCGAAGTCCTCGGTCGGTCTGCCGACGACGGACCTACCGACGCTGACTCGACTGCAGACGCGGCGTCGTTCGCCGGCACGTTCGGCCACCACCGCGCCCGCGACGGGAGTCGCGGCGCGCCCGTCGCGGTCGATTTCGACCGCCCGCACGCCGCGCTCGTGGTCGGAAAGCGCGGATACGGGAAGTCCTATACCCTCGGCGTCCTGATCGAGGCGGCCGCGCGGACGCCCGGCGTCGCCCCCGTCGTCGTCGATCCGATGGGCGTCTTCCGCGGGCTCGCCGCGGAGGCGACGGGCGACCCGGTTCCGGCGCGGGTGATCGAGGAGCCGACAATCCGCGCCGACGCCGTCTCGCCGGCGGAGTGGCCCGCGCTCGTCGGTACCGATCCGGACGGGCCCGCCGGCGCGCTCGTCTGGCACGCCGCGGGTGCGGCGGCAACGCTCGACGGGATGCGCGAGGTCGTCGCCGACGCCGACGCCGGCGACGACGTCCGGCGGGCGGCGGCCAACCGTCTCCGACGCGCCGCTTCCTGGGGGGTCTTCGACCCCGCGGGCCTCGACGCGCGGGCGCTCGCCGACGACGCGGCGACCGTCCTCGACTGTTCCCGCCTCGACGACGCGCCGTCGAACGCCGTCGCCGCGGGCGTCGCGGCCGCGCTGTACGACGGCCGCCTCGGTCGCTCGGCCACCGGCGGCGACGCGCCAATCGAACGCCTGCCCTGGCTCTTTCTCGACGAGGCGCACGTCTTCTTCGAGGGCGTCGCCAGCGGACCGCTCCGGGCGATTCTCACCCGTGGGCGCGCTCCCGGCGTCTCGCTCGTCACCGCCACGCAGCGCCCGAGCGCCCTCCCCGCGGTCGCCGTCTCCCAGTCGGACCTCCGCGTCGTCCATCGGCTGACCGCCGGCTCCGACGTCCGCGCGCTCGCCGCCGCCGACCCGGCCTACGTCGACGACGACATCGCGGACGCGATGCCGACGGCCCCCGGCGAAGCGCTCGTCGTCGACGACACCGCCGAGGCGACCCGGACGGTCGCCGTTCGGGCCCGAGACACGCCGCACGGCGGAGCCAGTTCCCGAGCGTCGGCCGCGGCGCGCGCCATCGAAACTGATGAGTGA
- a CDS encoding fluoride efflux transporter FluC yields the protein MADRLVPVLVALGGFLGATARHLLGTVVAGPGGTLLANVVGSFALALAVGVVRSTRLRFFLMTGLLSSFTTYSTFAVETASLGPALGAVNVAATYALGFAAAVLGLVAGRRWV from the coding sequence ATGGCTGATCGACTCGTCCCCGTGCTCGTCGCGCTCGGGGGATTTCTCGGTGCCACCGCGCGGCATCTGCTCGGGACCGTCGTCGCCGGTCCCGGCGGGACGCTTCTCGCTAACGTGGTCGGGAGTTTCGCGCTGGCGCTCGCGGTCGGCGTCGTTCGGTCGACGCGGCTCCGGTTCTTCCTGATGACCGGGCTCCTCTCGTCCTTCACGACCTACAGCACGTTCGCCGTCGAGACGGCGTCGCTCGGACCGGCGCTCGGCGCCGTCAACGTGGCCGCGACGTACGCACTCGGGTTCGCCGCGGCTGTCCTCGGACTGGTGGCCGGGAGGCGGTGGGTATGA
- a CDS encoding tRNA(Ile)(2)-agmatinylcytidine synthase, producing MTIIGLDDTDSRERGMCTTYLATRLAEAVAADGGTVDRTLLIRLNPAVEHKTRGNAALAVHTDVDPERALDLAVAELEPLAEVDDPRTSPGVVVADDDPGAVPDAVAAFTRRAIRDLLEPTEALELLDESGYRHRGWAGGRGRIGALAAVGAYAALDEWTYEHIAYREFDRCGTARNVEAASVFEAAERAYPDAWDTVDRVEEQAVCVPNAPGPILYGIRGDDAGVVADLAGRIESEPVERSATFLTNQGTDGHLRDGGVGDLRDGRAYRVDGTVASDPETRRGGHVFFELRGPDGGGARIDCAAFEPTKRFRDHVRSLRVGDDLTVCGEVGDGTLKLEKFAVRSLRRTEQTNPTCPACGRSMASAGRGQGYRCRDCGTAAPTADTVDLDRDLERGWYEVPPCARRHIAKPLIRGGFDAPIHPER from the coding sequence ATGACGATCATCGGCCTCGACGACACCGACTCCCGCGAACGGGGGATGTGCACGACGTACCTCGCGACGCGACTCGCCGAGGCCGTCGCGGCCGATGGCGGCACGGTCGACCGCACGCTGTTGATCCGGCTCAATCCCGCGGTCGAACACAAGACCCGCGGCAACGCCGCGCTCGCGGTCCACACCGACGTCGATCCGGAGCGGGCGCTGGACCTCGCCGTCGCCGAACTGGAACCGCTCGCCGAGGTCGACGACCCGCGCACGAGTCCCGGGGTCGTCGTCGCCGACGACGATCCCGGGGCCGTGCCCGACGCCGTCGCCGCGTTCACCCGCCGCGCGATCCGGGACCTCCTCGAGCCGACCGAGGCGCTCGAACTCCTCGACGAGTCTGGCTACCGCCACCGCGGGTGGGCCGGCGGCCGGGGCCGAATCGGCGCGCTCGCCGCCGTCGGCGCGTATGCCGCCCTCGACGAGTGGACGTACGAGCACATCGCCTATCGCGAGTTCGATCGCTGTGGCACGGCTCGAAACGTCGAGGCGGCGTCCGTCTTCGAGGCCGCAGAGCGCGCCTATCCCGACGCGTGGGACACCGTCGACCGCGTCGAGGAGCAGGCCGTCTGCGTCCCCAACGCGCCGGGACCCATCCTCTACGGGATCCGCGGCGACGACGCCGGCGTCGTCGCGGACCTGGCCGGTCGGATCGAGAGCGAACCCGTCGAGCGGTCGGCGACGTTCCTGACGAATCAGGGGACGGACGGTCACCTGCGCGACGGCGGGGTGGGCGATCTGCGCGACGGCCGCGCCTACCGCGTGGACGGCACCGTCGCGAGCGACCCGGAGACGCGCCGCGGCGGCCACGTCTTCTTCGAGCTACGCGGGCCGGACGGCGGCGGCGCTCGGATCGACTGCGCCGCCTTCGAGCCGACGAAGCGCTTTCGCGACCACGTCCGCTCGCTCCGCGTCGGCGACGACCTCACCGTCTGCGGCGAGGTCGGGGACGGCACGCTCAAACTGGAGAAGTTCGCCGTCCGGTCGCTCCGACGGACCGAGCAGACGAATCCTACCTGTCCGGCGTGCGGCCGGTCGATGGCGAGCGCCGGTCGGGGGCAGGGCTATCGCTGTCGCGACTGCGGGACTGCGGCCCCCACGGCCGACACCGTCGACCTCGACCGCGACCTCGAACGCGGCTGGTACGAGGTGCCGCCGTGCGCCCGCCGACACATCGCGAAGCCGCTGATCCGCGGCGGCTTCGACGCGCCGATCCACCCCGAACGCTGA
- a CDS encoding bacteriorhodopsin → MPQPGSEGIWLWIGTLGMFLGMLYFIARGWGETNRRRQEFYIVTIFITAIAFVNYLAMALGFGLTIIQVGGEELPIYWARYTDWFFTTPLLLIDLGLLVGANRNELSSLVGLDMLMIGTGAVATLSAGPGALTEGARRLVWWGVSTGFLLVLLYMLYGSLDEKAKELSGSAASTFSTLRTLIVVVWLIYPVWWIVGTEGLQLLPLYVETAGFMVLDLVAKVGFGIILLSSREVLDAAGSVSPDPEPAD, encoded by the coding sequence ATGCCACAACCTGGTAGCGAAGGAATATGGCTCTGGATCGGCACGCTCGGAATGTTCCTGGGGATGCTGTACTTCATCGCCCGGGGCTGGGGCGAAACGAACAGACGCCGACAGGAGTTCTACATCGTCACGATATTCATCACCGCCATCGCGTTCGTCAACTATCTCGCGATGGCGCTCGGATTCGGGCTGACAATTATCCAGGTCGGTGGCGAGGAGCTACCGATCTACTGGGCCAGGTACACGGACTGGTTCTTCACGACGCCGCTTCTGCTCATCGACCTCGGCCTCCTCGTCGGGGCGAACCGAAACGAACTGTCGTCGCTGGTCGGCCTGGATATGCTGATGATCGGGACGGGCGCGGTTGCCACGCTCTCGGCCGGTCCCGGCGCACTCACGGAAGGCGCGCGACGGCTGGTCTGGTGGGGCGTCTCGACCGGCTTCCTGCTCGTCCTGCTGTATATGCTGTACGGCTCCCTCGACGAGAAAGCGAAGGAGCTGTCCGGCTCTGCCGCCTCGACGTTCAGTACGCTCCGGACGCTGATCGTCGTCGTCTGGCTGATCTACCCCGTCTGGTGGATCGTCGGCACAGAGGGGCTACAGCTGCTCCCGCTGTACGTCGAGACGGCCGGATTTATGGTGCTGGACCTGGTTGCCAAGGTCGGATTCGGTATCATCCTGCTGTCGAGCCGCGAAGTGCTCGACGCAGCCGGATCGGTGAGCCCCGATCCCGAACCGGCCGACTGA
- a CDS encoding Brp/Blh family beta-carotene 15,15'-dioxygenase, which yields MNEPTGHEGDSTGYEDNSAGYEDEPAGYAADGPTSTRLVGARRDRGTSVGSVMRAVGVRPAWLVVGGVALAWGVAAAFTASPTLPTWLRYGPLAVSLALFGLPHGAVDHLAPARAAGHRPTVTWLLAVGVLYLVLGSAYGFLWWLLPVASAALFVALTWFHWGQGDVYALDALGARHLDGRGVRVGTLLVRGGLPMLVPLLGHPKEYRAVVGAWVALFGSEFDAAWIASPTVRIALGGGFALLTIGTLLAGRRRDGGRVWLLDAGETVLLWGYFLLVPPLFAIGVYFCVWHSLRHIARLIAVDPASRAAFRERGTVPALLRTGRDALPLTVVSVLLLVGIAVVGDVAVGTQADLQAAAALYLVFISVLTLPHVAIVTWMDRAENAGLAPLVSKQ from the coding sequence ATGAACGAACCGACAGGACACGAGGGCGATTCGACAGGCTACGAGGACAACTCGGCCGGCTACGAGGACGAACCGGCGGGATACGCAGCGGACGGGCCGACGTCGACGCGGCTCGTCGGGGCGCGGAGGGACCGCGGTACGTCCGTCGGTTCGGTGATGCGAGCGGTCGGCGTCCGCCCGGCTTGGCTGGTCGTCGGTGGGGTCGCTCTCGCCTGGGGCGTCGCGGCCGCGTTCACGGCGTCCCCGACGCTGCCGACGTGGCTCCGCTACGGACCGCTGGCGGTGAGTCTCGCGCTCTTCGGGCTCCCGCACGGTGCGGTCGACCACCTGGCCCCGGCGCGAGCTGCCGGCCACCGCCCCACGGTGACGTGGCTCCTCGCGGTCGGGGTGCTGTATCTCGTCCTCGGGAGCGCGTACGGGTTCCTGTGGTGGCTCCTCCCGGTCGCGTCGGCCGCGCTGTTCGTGGCACTGACCTGGTTCCACTGGGGACAGGGCGACGTCTACGCGCTCGACGCGCTCGGCGCGCGCCACCTCGACGGTCGCGGCGTCCGGGTCGGGACGTTACTGGTCCGCGGTGGGCTCCCGATGCTGGTGCCGCTCCTCGGCCATCCCAAGGAGTACCGGGCCGTCGTCGGCGCGTGGGTGGCGCTGTTCGGCTCCGAGTTCGACGCCGCGTGGATCGCGTCACCGACGGTCCGGATTGCGCTCGGCGGCGGGTTCGCGCTGCTTACGATCGGAACGCTGCTCGCGGGACGACGACGCGACGGCGGCCGCGTCTGGCTGCTCGACGCCGGCGAGACGGTCCTGCTGTGGGGGTACTTCCTCCTCGTGCCGCCGCTTTTCGCTATCGGCGTGTACTTCTGCGTGTGGCACTCGCTGCGGCACATCGCCAGGCTGATCGCGGTCGATCCGGCGTCGAGGGCGGCATTCCGCGAACGCGGCACCGTCCCGGCGCTGTTGCGGACGGGACGCGACGCGCTCCCGTTGACGGTCGTCTCCGTCTTGTTGCTCGTCGGCATCGCGGTCGTCGGGGACGTCGCGGTCGGGACGCAGGCGGACCTCCAGGCGGCCGCGGCGCTGTATCTGGTGTTCATTTCCGTGCTGACGCTACCGCACGTGGCGATCGTGACGTGGATGGACCGGGCGGAGAACGCCGGTCTCGCCCCGCTCGTGAGTAAACAGTAA
- a CDS encoding V-type ATP synthase subunit D has product MAKDVKPTRKNLMAIEDRIELSERGHDTLEQKRDGLIMEFMDILDQAQDVRSELDENYETAQQKINMARAMEGDVAVRGAAAALKEHPEITTQSKNIMGVVVPQIESSRVKKSLDQRGYGLLGSSARIDEAADAYEELLETIILAAEVETAMKKMLKEIETTKRRVNALEFKLLPELNENKEYIEQKLEEQEREEIFRLKKIKNKKEKEEKEEKEAAEAAAAAPADD; this is encoded by the coding sequence ATGGCCAAAGACGTCAAACCGACCCGCAAGAACCTGATGGCGATCGAGGATCGCATCGAACTCTCCGAACGGGGTCACGACACGCTCGAACAGAAGCGCGACGGCCTCATTATGGAGTTTATGGACATTCTGGATCAGGCCCAGGACGTCCGCTCGGAGCTCGACGAGAACTACGAGACCGCCCAGCAGAAGATCAATATGGCGCGGGCGATGGAGGGCGACGTCGCCGTCCGCGGGGCCGCCGCGGCGCTCAAAGAGCACCCGGAGATCACCACCCAGTCGAAGAACATTATGGGCGTCGTGGTCCCGCAGATCGAGTCCTCGCGCGTCAAGAAGAGTCTCGATCAGCGCGGGTACGGGCTGCTCGGCTCCTCGGCGCGGATCGACGAGGCCGCCGACGCCTACGAGGAACTCCTCGAGACGATCATCCTCGCCGCGGAGGTCGAAACGGCGATGAAGAAGATGCTCAAGGAGATCGAGACGACCAAGCGGCGGGTCAACGCCCTGGAGTTCAAGCTGCTCCCCGAACTCAACGAGAACAAGGAGTACATCGAGCAGAAGCTCGAAGAGCAGGAACGCGAGGAGATCTTCCGCCTGAAGAAGATCAAGAACAAGAAAGAAAAAGAGGAGAAAGAGGAGAAGGAGGCCGCGGAAGCGGCGGCCGCCGCCCCCGCGGACGACTGA
- a CDS encoding lycopene cyclase domain-containing protein — translation MTTQFTYLQFHLAFLVPAVLFLVATGFVSRTRITGSREVLGSGWRHYWAGVVIITVVALAYTTPWDNYLIARGVWWYGNGTTLLTLGHAPIEEYLFILVQPWITALWLSHLDFRTAWPRSSRPVAWRAGALLVAAAVGVGGWQLLGVDEGFYLGAILAWAAPVLALQWAVGAPQLWARRKTVALGTLLPTLYLCVVDRIAIEYGIWVLSGQYTTGITVAGLPVEEATFFLVTNLFVVQGLVLYRLVMARWGGDASTARGSADHPDPAVEHSG, via the coding sequence ATGACAACGCAATTCACCTACCTACAATTTCACCTCGCGTTCCTGGTTCCCGCCGTGCTCTTTCTGGTTGCGACGGGCTTCGTGAGTCGGACGCGGATCACGGGGAGCCGGGAGGTGCTCGGAAGCGGCTGGCGGCACTACTGGGCGGGAGTCGTCATCATCACCGTCGTCGCGCTCGCGTACACGACGCCGTGGGACAACTACCTCATCGCCCGGGGGGTGTGGTGGTACGGCAACGGAACGACGCTTCTGACGCTGGGGCACGCGCCGATCGAAGAGTACCTGTTCATCCTCGTCCAGCCCTGGATCACGGCGCTGTGGCTGTCGCATCTCGACTTCAGGACGGCGTGGCCCCGGTCTTCGAGACCGGTCGCGTGGCGGGCGGGGGCCCTGCTGGTCGCGGCGGCGGTCGGGGTCGGCGGATGGCAGCTGCTCGGGGTCGACGAGGGCTTCTACCTCGGCGCGATCCTCGCGTGGGCCGCCCCGGTGCTGGCGCTGCAGTGGGCCGTGGGCGCACCGCAGCTCTGGGCGCGCCGCAAGACGGTCGCGCTCGGAACGCTGCTCCCGACGCTGTACCTGTGTGTCGTGGATCGAATCGCGATCGAGTACGGGATCTGGGTGCTCTCCGGACAGTACACGACCGGGATCACCGTCGCGGGACTCCCGGTAGAGGAGGCGACGTTCTTCCTCGTGACGAACCTCTTCGTCGTTCAGGGGCTCGTCCTCTACCGGCTGGTGATGGCCCGCTGGGGCGGCGACGCGTCGACCGCCCGCGGGTCGGCGGATCACCCCGATCCGGCGGTCGAGCACAGCGGGTAG
- a CDS encoding glutathione S-transferase N-terminal domain-containing protein translates to MSDLVLYELEGCPYCAKVTDKLRELGLEYESVMVPSAHGERTTVEEISGQTGVPVLVDEANGIEGMAESDDIVDYLEETYGDGAS, encoded by the coding sequence ATGTCAGATCTGGTTCTGTACGAACTCGAGGGCTGCCCGTACTGCGCGAAAGTGACGGACAAACTCCGCGAACTCGGGCTCGAATACGAGTCGGTGATGGTTCCCTCGGCCCACGGCGAACGCACGACGGTCGAAGAGATCAGCGGCCAGACCGGCGTTCCGGTTCTCGTCGACGAGGCCAACGGGATCGAAGGGATGGCCGAGAGCGACGACATCGTCGACTATCTCGAAGAGACGTACGGCGACGGAGCGAGCTGA
- a CDS encoding transcriptional regulator, which translates to MSRSALVGNVTAMLEDAGFLVSERCAIRPKSFDVAARRGEDLVLLKILGNIDAFDGTTGEEMRRLGTYLDATPMVVGLRTRDEDLKPGVVYFRHGVPVFNPDTAMELFVEGVPPLIYAAPGGLYVNIDGDLLADERRERGWSLGQLATELGVSRRTVSKYEDGMNASIEVAIQLEEMFDQPFSSPVEVMDGAEEVRDAEPTPDDPDPESDDEHVVHVLTRAGFTVHPTARAPFKAVSEDDERRRDFMPMLTGHSAFTRSAEKRARIMSSLGEVTQTRSVYFTENQSKRESVEGTALVSCEELADIDDPDDIRDLIRDRSQEPTEA; encoded by the coding sequence ATGTCTCGGTCCGCGCTAGTCGGAAACGTCACGGCGATGCTGGAGGACGCCGGGTTCCTCGTCAGCGAGCGCTGTGCGATCCGACCGAAGAGCTTCGACGTCGCCGCGAGGCGGGGCGAGGACCTGGTGCTCCTGAAGATACTCGGTAACATCGACGCCTTCGACGGGACGACCGGCGAGGAGATGCGACGGCTGGGCACCTACCTCGACGCGACGCCGATGGTCGTCGGACTGCGGACCCGCGACGAGGACCTGAAGCCGGGCGTCGTGTACTTCAGACACGGCGTTCCGGTGTTCAACCCCGACACGGCGATGGAGTTGTTCGTCGAGGGCGTACCGCCGCTCATTTACGCCGCCCCGGGCGGCCTGTACGTCAACATCGACGGCGACCTCCTGGCGGACGAGCGACGCGAACGCGGGTGGAGTCTCGGTCAGTTGGCGACGGAACTCGGCGTCTCGCGGCGGACGGTCTCGAAGTACGAGGACGGGATGAACGCCAGCATCGAGGTGGCGATCCAACTCGAAGAGATGTTCGACCAGCCGTTCTCGAGTCCGGTCGAGGTGATGGACGGGGCCGAGGAGGTCCGCGACGCGGAGCCGACGCCAGACGATCCCGACCCCGAATCCGACGACGAACACGTCGTCCACGTCCTGACGCGGGCGGGGTTCACCGTCCACCCGACCGCGCGCGCGCCGTTCAAGGCGGTCAGCGAGGACGACGAGCGCCGGCGGGACTTCATGCCGATGCTCACCGGACACTCCGCGTTTACGCGCAGCGCCGAAAAGCGCGCGCGGATTATGTCCTCACTCGGGGAGGTCACCCAGACTCGGTCGGTCTACTTCACCGAGAACCAATCGAAGCGCGAGTCCGTCGAGGGGACCGCACTCGTCAGTTGCGAGGAACTCGCCGACATCGACGACCCCGACGACATCCGCGACCTGATCCGCGACCGGTCGCAGGAACCGACCGAGGCGTAA
- a CDS encoding aryl-sulfate sulfotransferase, whose protein sequence is MPAPSRANAVRLVALLVVVSLLAPSAVSALTYDPADETSLERGTITSAANNSTVISVQGFTFRGNTNAKKPARLVSVDERGNLEWTHDDNVGGNAWFFDVDPMPNGNLLVSSPRAGDTVLFELDPDTQERVWQQRFNMTDTHDVAYLGDDRIAIANMRQWNESAGRSDDRVVVYNRSSEEFTWEWYFRNHYPESTDGGYSSDWTHVNDVDQIGEDRLLLSPRNFDQAIVVDMETKEIVERLGSDDDYSVMREQHNPDWLVSEEGNPTILVADSENNRVVEYAKEDGEWVRTWEVGSNTLTWPRDADRLPNGNTLVTDTLNHRVMEITPTGEVVWEYYATWGPYDAERMGTGPESSGPTIRDMNASGRYPITGSANLTAGGNESVGFDGRIRATFADTPIEGPMNEFATRWAHVTPWLRPVWMSGWDFAWAIGAVLVGAVWASGELIAGRRTILAGGRRLVAAVRRRADR, encoded by the coding sequence CTGCCCGCGCCTTCCCGAGCGAACGCCGTTCGGCTCGTCGCCCTCCTGGTCGTGGTCTCTCTCCTCGCGCCGTCGGCCGTTTCAGCGCTGACGTACGATCCCGCCGACGAGACGAGCCTCGAACGCGGCACCATCACGAGCGCCGCGAACAACTCGACCGTCATCAGCGTCCAGGGGTTCACGTTCCGGGGTAACACGAACGCGAAGAAACCCGCACGGCTGGTCTCCGTCGACGAGCGAGGGAACCTGGAGTGGACCCACGACGACAACGTCGGCGGCAACGCCTGGTTCTTCGACGTCGACCCGATGCCGAACGGGAACCTGCTCGTCTCTTCGCCCCGCGCGGGCGACACAGTCCTGTTCGAGTTGGATCCCGACACCCAAGAGCGCGTCTGGCAGCAGCGGTTCAATATGACCGACACCCACGACGTCGCGTATCTCGGCGACGACCGCATCGCCATCGCGAATATGCGGCAGTGGAACGAGTCCGCGGGCAGAAGCGACGACCGAGTCGTCGTCTACAACCGCTCCTCCGAGGAGTTCACCTGGGAGTGGTACTTCCGGAACCACTACCCCGAGAGCACCGACGGCGGCTACAGCAGCGACTGGACGCACGTCAACGACGTCGATCAGATCGGCGAGGACCGCCTGCTGCTCTCGCCGCGCAACTTCGATCAGGCCATCGTCGTCGATATGGAGACCAAAGAGATCGTCGAGCGTCTCGGCAGCGACGACGACTACTCCGTGATGCGCGAACAGCACAACCCCGACTGGCTGGTGAGCGAGGAGGGGAACCCGACGATCCTCGTCGCCGACAGCGAGAACAACCGGGTCGTCGAGTACGCGAAGGAGGACGGCGAATGGGTCCGGACCTGGGAGGTCGGCTCGAACACGCTCACGTGGCCGCGGGACGCCGATCGGCTCCCCAACGGCAACACGCTCGTCACCGACACGCTCAACCACCGAGTGATGGAGATCACCCCCACCGGCGAGGTCGTCTGGGAGTACTACGCGACGTGGGGCCCCTACGACGCCGAACGGATGGGAACCGGCCCCGAGTCGTCGGGGCCGACGATCCGCGATATGAACGCCTCCGGGAGGTACCCGATCACCGGAAGCGCGAACCTCACCGCGGGCGGCAACGAGAGCGTCGGCTTCGACGGCCGAATCCGGGCCACGTTCGCCGACACGCCGATCGAGGGGCCGATGAACGAGTTCGCCACCCGCTGGGCGCACGTGACGCCGTGGCTCCGCCCCGTCTGGATGTCCGGGTGGGACTTCGCGTGGGCGATCGGAGCGGTCCTCGTCGGCGCCGTGTGGGCGAGCGGCGAACTGATCGCCGGCCGACGAACGATCCTCGCGGGCGGTCGCCGACTCGTCGCGGCTGTGCGCCGACGCGCCGATCGATGA
- a CDS encoding DUF7382 domain-containing protein: MFDELRRFAGDDRAIEGLPIRLVIALVVGVATMSVMLNMLSGVQGLAVSELDVRPTPDVVEPGEQELELVVVDDDGDGVEGATVIVKDGSAEMEGVVTAKSDASGVASVTVETDTRANQETGTLVVDVKPPSGSQYVDRRENTEILVVEE, from the coding sequence ATGTTCGACGAACTCCGACGGTTCGCCGGGGACGACCGCGCTATCGAAGGACTGCCGATCAGACTAGTGATCGCTCTCGTCGTGGGCGTCGCCACGATGAGCGTGATGCTGAATATGCTGTCTGGAGTGCAGGGGCTCGCCGTCTCCGAACTCGACGTCCGACCGACGCCGGACGTCGTCGAGCCCGGCGAGCAGGAACTCGAACTCGTCGTGGTCGACGACGACGGCGACGGCGTCGAGGGCGCGACGGTGATCGTCAAGGACGGCAGCGCCGAGATGGAGGGCGTGGTGACGGCAAAATCGGACGCGAGCGGCGTCGCGAGCGTCACCGTCGAGACCGACACGCGGGCGAACCAGGAGACCGGAACGCTCGTCGTCGACGTGAAACCGCCGTCGGGGAGTCAGTACGTCGACCGCCGGGAGAACACGGAGATCCTAGTGGTCGAGGAGTGA
- a CDS encoding fluoride efflux transporter FluC, whose protein sequence is MTAGTLELLTAPPTALLVGLGGALGALARYAVDVTLGGGRRSTFAVNVLGSFALGALVASSPADATLAVAGTGFCGAFTTFSSFAVNVVRAIDAGDSRLAVVDAAGTLVSALLGVGVGWATVGIL, encoded by the coding sequence ATGACGGCTGGCACCCTTGAGCTTCTCACTGCGCCTCCCACGGCCCTGCTCGTCGGTCTCGGCGGCGCGCTCGGCGCGCTCGCTCGCTACGCGGTCGACGTGACGCTCGGCGGCGGTCGACGGAGCACGTTCGCCGTCAACGTCCTCGGTAGCTTCGCCCTCGGTGCGCTCGTGGCGTCGTCGCCCGCGGACGCGACGCTCGCGGTCGCCGGGACGGGATTCTGCGGCGCGTTCACGACGTTCTCGTCGTTCGCCGTCAACGTCGTCCGTGCGATCGATGCGGGCGACTCCCGACTCGCCGTCGTCGACGCCGCTGGCACGCTGGTGTCCGCGCTCCTAGGCGTCGGGGTAGGGTGGGCGACGGTCGGAATCCTCTGA